Proteins encoded by one window of Micromonospora coxensis:
- a CDS encoding adenylosuccinate synthase has product MPAIVLIGAQWGDEGKGKVTDLLGERVDYVVRYSGGNNAGHTVITPDGQKYALHLMPSGALSPSAMIVIGNGVVVDPKVLLAEIDGLAERGVDVSRLRISGDAHLIMPHHRALDRVVERYLGSARIGTTGRGIGPAYGDKVARMGIRLQDLLDPGILRKKLELALREKNQLLFKIYNRKAIDVDATIEEYLAYAERLKPYIAETRVMLWDALDRGETVLLEGAQATMLDMDHGTYPFVTSSNPTAGGACVGAGIPPTAITRVIAVSKAYTTRVGSGPFPTELFDDNGQHLRKIGHEYGTTTGRERRCGWFDAVVARYACRLNGVTDLVITKLDVLTGMAKVPICVGYEINGERFDDMPMTQTDFHHATPIYEELDGWWEDISKARTEDELPENARRYIARIEELTNTRVSVVGVGPGREENVLRHPLLP; this is encoded by the coding sequence ATGCCAGCGATCGTGCTCATCGGCGCTCAGTGGGGCGACGAGGGCAAGGGCAAGGTTACCGACCTGCTGGGTGAGCGGGTCGACTACGTCGTGCGCTACTCCGGCGGCAACAACGCCGGTCACACGGTGATCACGCCGGACGGGCAGAAGTACGCGCTGCACCTGATGCCGTCGGGGGCGCTGTCGCCGAGCGCGATGATCGTCATCGGCAACGGTGTGGTCGTCGACCCGAAGGTGTTGCTGGCCGAGATCGACGGGCTCGCCGAACGTGGCGTGGACGTCTCCCGGCTGCGCATCTCCGGCGACGCGCACCTGATCATGCCGCACCATCGGGCGCTGGACCGGGTGGTCGAGCGCTACCTCGGCAGCGCCCGGATCGGCACCACCGGCCGGGGCATCGGCCCGGCGTACGGCGACAAGGTCGCCCGGATGGGCATCCGGCTGCAGGACCTGCTCGACCCGGGCATCCTGCGCAAGAAGCTGGAACTCGCGCTGCGCGAGAAGAACCAGCTCCTGTTCAAGATCTACAACCGCAAGGCGATCGACGTCGACGCGACGATCGAGGAGTACCTGGCGTACGCGGAGCGGCTCAAGCCGTACATCGCGGAGACCCGGGTCATGCTCTGGGACGCGCTGGACCGCGGCGAGACGGTCCTGCTGGAGGGCGCCCAGGCCACCATGCTCGACATGGACCACGGCACGTACCCCTTCGTGACCTCGTCGAACCCGACGGCCGGCGGGGCGTGCGTGGGCGCGGGCATCCCGCCGACGGCGATCACCAGGGTGATCGCGGTGAGCAAGGCGTACACCACCCGGGTGGGCTCCGGCCCGTTCCCGACCGAACTCTTCGACGACAACGGCCAGCACCTGCGCAAGATCGGCCACGAGTACGGCACCACCACCGGCCGGGAGCGCCGGTGCGGCTGGTTCGACGCCGTCGTCGCCCGGTACGCCTGCCGCCTCAACGGCGTCACCGACCTGGTGATCACCAAGCTGGACGTGCTGACCGGCATGGCGAAGGTGCCGATCTGCGTCGGGTACGAGATCAACGGCGAGCGCTTCGACGACATGCCGATGACGCAGACCGACTTCCACCACGCCACGCCGATCTACGAAGAGCTGGACGGCTGGTGGGAGGACATCTCCAAGGCCAGGACCGAGGACGAGCTCCCCGAGAACGCCCGCAGGTACATCGCCCGCATCGAGGAACTCACCAACACCCGCGTCAGCGTGGTGGGCGTAGGCCCCGGCCGCGAGGAAAACGTCCTCCGCCACCCCCTCCTCCCCTAA
- a CDS encoding type IV toxin-antitoxin system AbiEi family antitoxin domain-containing protein, producing MDALTVLRRVAAQRDGVVTLGQARAAGLTVHEVQRLCRAGRWRVVARGGYLVDADLHDGIPRRARIRAVVASFGPSAAAVLGTAAELHGIAGCRRTDEIHLSVPGRVARPLRVAHPEVIVHQLVVAPGELVRVAGITATGPLRTVADVILREARYPAVCVIDSALNRGLVTDEELLTVPRLIRGRRGAVAARAHLAEADGRAQSPLETRARLRCVDGRVAPDALQLEVRDQDGYLLGIGDLGWRVSRLIAEADGRGPHSTPAAVFADRRRQNRLLNAGWRILRFTWQDTLDPDYIPWTVRQAMAVARSRRS from the coding sequence GTGGATGCGCTGACGGTGTTGCGGCGGGTGGCTGCCCAGCGGGACGGGGTGGTGACCCTCGGGCAGGCTCGCGCGGCCGGCCTGACGGTGCACGAGGTGCAGCGGCTGTGCCGGGCAGGGCGCTGGCGGGTCGTCGCCAGGGGCGGCTACCTCGTCGATGCCGATCTCCATGACGGCATTCCCCGCCGCGCGCGGATCCGCGCCGTCGTCGCGTCCTTCGGTCCGTCGGCGGCTGCCGTTCTCGGGACGGCTGCCGAGTTGCACGGGATCGCCGGTTGCCGGCGGACCGACGAGATCCACCTGTCGGTGCCCGGGAGGGTGGCGAGACCACTTCGGGTCGCTCACCCGGAGGTGATCGTCCACCAGTTGGTCGTCGCCCCCGGGGAACTGGTCCGGGTGGCCGGCATCACCGCCACCGGGCCGCTGCGCACCGTCGCGGACGTGATTCTGCGTGAGGCGCGCTATCCGGCGGTCTGCGTGATCGATTCGGCGCTGAACCGTGGCCTCGTCACCGACGAGGAACTGCTGACCGTTCCGCGGCTGATCCGGGGCCGACGGGGAGCGGTCGCTGCTCGGGCCCATCTGGCGGAGGCGGACGGCCGCGCCCAGTCACCCTTGGAGACCCGTGCCAGGCTGCGCTGCGTCGACGGTCGGGTGGCACCGGACGCCCTCCAACTCGAGGTGCGTGACCAGGACGGCTACCTGCTCGGCATCGGCGACCTCGGCTGGCGGGTGTCGAGGCTGATCGCCGAGGCGGACGGTCGTGGCCCGCACAGCACCCCGGCAGCTGTCTTCGCCGACCGTCGGAGACAGAACCGGCTGCTCAACGCCGGCTGGCGCATCCTCCGCTTCACCTGGCAGGACACTCTCGATCCCGACTACATCCCCTGGACCGTCCGCCAGGCGATGGCCGTGGCCCGATCGCGTCGATCGTGA
- the purD gene encoding phosphoribosylamine--glycine ligase, protein MRVLLVGGGGREHALALGLANDPAVDQLIAAPGNPGVAAVAELREVAANDPAAVAALAVEVQADLVVIGPEAPLVAGVADAVRAKGVPAFGPSAEAARLEGSKTFAKEIMTAAGVPTARAHTCTDAESTAKALDDFGPPYVVKNDGLAAGKGVVVTDDRTIAEEHARECGRVVIEEYLAGPEVSLFVVTDGEAALPLLPAQDFKRVGDGDTGPNTGGMGAYAPLPWAPPGLVDEVMRDVVHPTLAEMRRRGTPFAGLLYVGLALTAAGPRVIEFNARFGDPETQVVLALLETPLAGLLHAAATGTLAAHPPLRWREGAAVTVVVAAEGYPAAPRTGDEIVGADRAGVIHAGTRRADDGTLRSAGGRVLCGTATGPDLAAARDAAYALVRGIELAGSHHRTDIAAAAVEGRIAVPD, encoded by the coding sequence GTGCGCGTACTTCTTGTGGGGGGTGGCGGGCGGGAGCATGCGCTCGCGCTGGGCCTCGCGAACGATCCGGCCGTCGACCAGCTGATCGCGGCACCCGGCAACCCGGGTGTCGCCGCGGTGGCGGAGCTGCGGGAGGTGGCGGCGAACGATCCCGCCGCGGTCGCCGCGCTCGCCGTCGAGGTGCAGGCCGACCTGGTGGTGATCGGGCCGGAGGCGCCGCTGGTCGCCGGGGTCGCGGACGCCGTGCGCGCCAAGGGCGTCCCGGCCTTCGGGCCGTCGGCCGAGGCGGCCCGGCTGGAGGGTTCGAAGACCTTCGCCAAGGAGATCATGACGGCCGCCGGGGTGCCGACCGCCCGCGCCCACACCTGCACCGACGCGGAGAGCACCGCGAAGGCGCTCGACGACTTCGGCCCGCCGTACGTGGTGAAGAACGACGGGCTCGCCGCCGGCAAGGGCGTCGTGGTCACCGACGACCGCACGATCGCCGAGGAGCACGCGCGCGAGTGCGGCCGGGTGGTGATCGAGGAGTACCTGGCCGGTCCCGAGGTCTCCCTGTTCGTGGTGACCGACGGCGAGGCGGCGTTGCCGCTGCTGCCGGCGCAGGACTTCAAGCGGGTCGGCGACGGCGACACCGGCCCGAACACCGGCGGGATGGGGGCGTACGCGCCGCTGCCCTGGGCCCCGCCGGGCCTGGTCGACGAGGTGATGCGCGACGTCGTGCACCCGACGCTGGCCGAGATGCGTCGCCGGGGCACCCCCTTCGCCGGCCTGCTCTACGTCGGGCTGGCGCTGACCGCCGCCGGCCCCCGGGTGATCGAGTTCAACGCCCGGTTCGGCGACCCGGAGACGCAGGTCGTGCTGGCCCTGCTGGAGACGCCGCTGGCGGGGCTGCTGCACGCCGCCGCCACCGGCACGCTGGCCGCCCACCCGCCGCTGCGCTGGCGCGAGGGCGCGGCGGTCACCGTCGTGGTCGCCGCCGAGGGCTACCCGGCTGCCCCGCGTACCGGTGACGAGATCGTCGGCGCGGACCGCGCCGGGGTCATCCACGCTGGCACCCGCCGGGCCGACGACGGCACGTTGCGCTCCGCCGGGGGCCGCGTCCTCTGCGGTACGGCCACCGGCCCCGACCTGGCCGCCGCGCGGGACGCCGCCTACGCCCTGGTACGCGGCATCGAGCTGGCCGGCTCGCACCACCGCACCGACATCGCCGCCGCAGCGGTCGAGGGGCGGATCGCCGTCCCCGACTGA
- a CDS encoding AMP-binding protein: MDLPFVVATLTRRGLLTPGRPIRVASQLGALRKWGWSLTGELRQAAARDPGRTAVIDETGAELTYQQLLDRAERLARAMRAALGVQAGDRVGLLCRNHHGLIEAIVAATVLGADAVLVNTGLSAAQLATVAEEQRLRVLVHDDEFAERVVGLPAEVQRVDERAHEDLVAGALPGDLQPPERDGRTIVLTSGTTGAPKGARRPTPNGFGPLVSIIDRIPLHARDTVMIAAPIFHTWGYAALQVSFALRATIVLHRRFDPAATRDALVTHECQALFAVPVMVQRLLDVPPPDPRPPLKVVAVSGSALPGGLAPRFMDVYGDVIYNLYGSTEVSWASIATPADLREAPTTAGRPPHGTRLAILDDDGRPVPDGRVGRIFVGNEMLFEGYTSGARRETRDGLLDTGDLGRINSDGLLFVDGRADDMIVSGGENVFPSEVEDLLARLPQVREAAVIGVPDPEYGQRLAAFLGLHPGETLDPEAVREYVRHYLARFSVPRDVIFVKYLPRNATGKVLTRELRRYYG; encoded by the coding sequence ATGGACCTGCCGTTCGTCGTGGCCACACTGACCCGGCGCGGACTGCTCACCCCGGGCCGGCCGATCCGGGTCGCCTCCCAGCTCGGGGCGCTGCGCAAGTGGGGCTGGAGCCTCACCGGCGAGCTGCGGCAGGCCGCCGCCCGGGACCCGGGCCGCACCGCCGTCATCGACGAGACGGGCGCCGAGCTGACCTACCAGCAACTGCTCGACCGGGCCGAGCGGCTGGCCCGGGCCATGCGCGCCGCGCTCGGCGTACAGGCCGGCGACCGGGTCGGGCTGCTCTGCCGCAACCACCACGGGCTGATCGAGGCGATCGTCGCCGCCACCGTGCTCGGCGCGGACGCCGTGCTGGTCAACACCGGACTCTCCGCCGCCCAACTGGCCACCGTCGCCGAGGAGCAGCGGCTGCGGGTGCTGGTGCACGACGACGAGTTCGCCGAGCGGGTCGTCGGCCTCCCCGCCGAGGTCCAGCGGGTCGACGAACGCGCGCACGAGGACCTGGTGGCCGGCGCGCTCCCCGGCGACCTGCAACCACCCGAGCGCGACGGGCGCACCATCGTCCTCACCTCCGGCACCACCGGCGCGCCGAAGGGCGCCCGCCGCCCCACCCCCAACGGCTTCGGCCCGCTGGTGTCCATCATCGACCGGATCCCGCTGCACGCCCGCGACACCGTCATGATCGCCGCACCGATCTTCCACACCTGGGGGTACGCCGCCCTCCAGGTCTCCTTCGCGCTGCGCGCGACGATCGTGCTGCACCGGCGGTTCGACCCCGCCGCCACCCGGGACGCGCTGGTGACCCACGAGTGTCAGGCGCTCTTCGCCGTACCCGTGATGGTGCAGCGGCTGCTCGACGTGCCGCCGCCGGACCCGCGGCCCCCGCTGAAGGTGGTCGCGGTCAGCGGCTCGGCGCTGCCCGGCGGCCTCGCGCCCCGGTTCATGGACGTCTACGGCGACGTCATCTACAACCTGTACGGCTCGACCGAGGTCTCCTGGGCGTCCATCGCCACCCCCGCCGACCTGCGCGAGGCCCCCACCACCGCCGGTCGCCCACCGCACGGCACCCGACTGGCCATCCTGGACGACGACGGCCGGCCGGTCCCCGACGGGCGGGTGGGCCGGATCTTCGTCGGCAACGAGATGCTCTTCGAGGGCTACACCTCCGGGGCGCGGCGGGAGACCCGCGACGGGCTGCTCGACACCGGTGACCTGGGGCGGATCAACAGCGACGGGCTGCTCTTCGTCGACGGCCGCGCCGACGACATGATCGTCTCGGGCGGGGAGAACGTCTTCCCGTCCGAGGTGGAGGACCTGCTCGCCCGCCTCCCCCAGGTACGCGAGGCCGCCGTCATCGGCGTTCCCGACCCCGAGTACGGCCAGCGGCTCGCCGCCTTCCTCGGCCTGCACCCCGGCGAGACCCTCGACCCGGAGGCGGTCCGCGAGTACGTCCGGCACTACCTGGCCCGGTTCTCCGTCCCCCGGGACGTGATCTTCGTCAAGTACCTGCCGCGCAACGCCACCGGCAAGGTGCTCACCCGGGAACTGCGCCGCTACTACGGCTGA
- a CDS encoding acyl-CoA dehydrogenase family protein, with amino-acid sequence MAEFSLDLNEEQRDLRDWVHGFAAEVVRPAAAEWDAREETPWPVIQEAAKVGLYGFEFLATCWADPTGLSLPIASEELFWGDAGIGLSIFGTGLAVAAIYGAGTPDQMVEWVPQCFGDVDRPAVAAFCTSEPEAGSDVGAMRTRAVYDEASDEWVLRGQKAYATNGGIAGVHVVTASVEPELGSRGQAAFVVPPGTAGLSATRKLRKLGLRASHTADVFLDDVRVPGRCLLGGREALDERLARARAGQRASGQAAMRTFELSRPTVGAQALGVARAAYEYALDYAKDRVQFGRPIIENQAVAFALADMRMEIDAARLLVWRASWMGRNNRPFTAGEGSMSKLKAGEVAVSVTDKAVQLLGGAGFLRDHPVERWYRDAKIYTIFEGTSEIQRLVISRAISGVHVR; translated from the coding sequence ATGGCCGAGTTCTCGCTCGACCTGAACGAGGAACAGCGGGATCTACGCGACTGGGTGCACGGCTTCGCCGCCGAGGTCGTGCGCCCGGCCGCAGCCGAGTGGGACGCCCGGGAGGAGACTCCCTGGCCGGTCATCCAGGAGGCGGCGAAGGTCGGCCTGTACGGCTTCGAGTTCCTCGCCACCTGCTGGGCCGACCCCACCGGCCTGTCCCTGCCGATCGCCAGCGAGGAACTCTTCTGGGGTGACGCCGGCATCGGCCTGAGCATCTTCGGCACCGGCCTCGCGGTCGCCGCCATCTACGGCGCCGGCACCCCCGACCAGATGGTCGAATGGGTGCCGCAGTGCTTCGGCGACGTCGACCGGCCCGCCGTCGCGGCGTTCTGCACCAGCGAGCCGGAGGCCGGCTCCGACGTCGGCGCGATGCGCACCCGGGCGGTCTACGACGAGGCCAGCGACGAGTGGGTGCTGCGCGGGCAGAAGGCGTACGCCACCAACGGCGGGATCGCCGGGGTGCACGTGGTCACCGCCTCCGTCGAGCCCGAGCTGGGCTCGCGCGGGCAGGCCGCGTTCGTCGTACCGCCCGGAACGGCGGGGCTCAGCGCCACCCGCAAGCTGCGCAAGCTGGGGCTGCGCGCGTCGCACACCGCCGACGTCTTCCTCGACGACGTGCGGGTGCCCGGACGTTGCCTGCTCGGCGGCAGGGAGGCCCTGGACGAGCGGCTGGCCCGCGCCCGCGCCGGGCAGCGCGCCTCCGGCCAGGCCGCCATGCGCACCTTCGAGCTGTCCCGGCCCACCGTCGGCGCGCAGGCGCTCGGCGTGGCCCGGGCCGCCTACGAGTACGCCCTGGACTACGCCAAGGACCGGGTCCAGTTCGGGCGGCCCATCATCGAGAACCAGGCGGTCGCGTTCGCGCTGGCCGACATGAGGATGGAGATCGACGCCGCCCGGCTGCTGGTCTGGCGGGCCTCCTGGATGGGGCGCAACAACCGCCCGTTCACCGCCGGCGAGGGCTCGATGTCCAAGCTCAAGGCCGGCGAGGTGGCCGTCTCGGTCACCGACAAGGCGGTGCAGCTGCTCGGCGGGGCCGGCTTCCTCCGCGACCACCCGGTCGAGCGCTGGTACCGGGACGCGAAGATCTACACCATCTTCGAGGGCACCTCCGAGATCCAGCGGCTGGTCATCTCCCGCGCCATCTCCGGAGTGCACGTCCGCTGA
- a CDS encoding SCP2 sterol-binding domain-containing protein, translating into MTDFDPANFANVGPKEFAQLVKSTPDDKIAEVMSGDLRGKILSEVFGRMPQLFRADRAGSTNAVIHWNITGRPDGGTDTYEVVIADGACTVNEGATRDPKLSLTMGPVEFLKIVSGGANPVMMFMTGKLKAKGDLGLAANIANLFDIPKA; encoded by the coding sequence ATGACTGACTTCGACCCGGCCAACTTCGCCAACGTCGGCCCCAAGGAGTTCGCCCAGCTGGTCAAGTCCACCCCGGACGACAAGATCGCCGAGGTGATGTCCGGCGACCTGCGCGGCAAGATCCTCAGCGAGGTCTTCGGCCGGATGCCGCAGCTGTTCCGCGCCGACCGGGCGGGCTCGACCAACGCGGTCATCCACTGGAACATCACCGGCCGCCCCGACGGTGGCACGGACACCTACGAGGTGGTCATCGCCGACGGCGCCTGCACCGTCAACGAGGGCGCCACCCGCGACCCGAAGCTCAGCCTCACCATGGGCCCGGTCGAGTTCCTCAAGATCGTCTCCGGTGGCGCCAACCCGGTCATGATGTTCATGACCGGCAAGCTCAAGGCCAAGGGTGACCTGGGTCTGGCCGCCAACATCGCCAACCTGTTCGACATCCCCAAGGCCTGA
- a CDS encoding TetR/AcrR family transcriptional regulator, whose protein sequence is MSSSPTFKRLPRAVREQQMLDAAVKVFSRRGFHAASMDEIADDAGISKPMVYAYLGTKEELFVACLHRETARMMEAIAGAAAPDLPADQRLWRGLRAFFGFVGAHRDGWAVLYRQARGSQPFAGELAAMRTRLVDVVAGMLDHALRAEGREVAGTELELVAYALVGASESLADWLADHPEADPERTATRMMNVAWLGAGQLLHGVTWRPPTP, encoded by the coding sequence GTGTCCAGCTCCCCCACCTTCAAGCGTCTCCCGCGCGCCGTCCGTGAGCAGCAGATGCTCGACGCCGCCGTGAAAGTCTTCTCCCGACGTGGCTTTCACGCCGCCAGCATGGACGAGATCGCCGACGACGCCGGCATCTCCAAGCCGATGGTCTACGCGTACCTCGGCACCAAGGAGGAGCTCTTCGTCGCCTGCCTGCACCGGGAGACCGCCCGGATGATGGAGGCGATCGCCGGGGCCGCCGCGCCGGACCTCCCCGCCGACCAGCGGCTCTGGCGCGGGCTGCGCGCCTTCTTCGGCTTCGTCGGCGCGCACCGGGACGGCTGGGCGGTGCTCTACCGGCAGGCCCGGGGCTCCCAGCCGTTCGCCGGGGAGCTGGCCGCCATGCGGACCCGGCTGGTGGACGTGGTCGCCGGGATGCTGGACCACGCGCTGCGCGCCGAGGGGCGCGAGGTCGCCGGGACCGAGCTGGAGTTGGTCGCGTACGCCCTGGTCGGGGCGTCCGAGTCGCTCGCCGACTGGCTCGCCGACCACCCCGAGGCGGACCCGGAGCGGACCGCCACCCGGATGATGAACGTCGCCTGGCTGGGCGCCGGTCAGCTCCTGCACGGCGTCACCTGGCGCCCCCCGACCCCCTAA
- a CDS encoding DedA family protein — protein sequence MESVLDLLHHTVTSPWVYLVIFAVTAVDAFFPAVPGETVVITAGVFAAGGEPALVPVIVAAALGALAGDHVSYAIGRGGGAHRLARLPADSRRRAGSEWARRAVDRRGGSILTTSRYVPGGRTAVTLTMGAVRYPLARFLFFDAVAAGTWGLYCGLLGYFGGLAFERDPVKGLLVGVGLSLAVTGLVELARWLRRRAHSRARSTTHR from the coding sequence ATGGAGTCCGTGCTCGACCTGCTGCACCACACGGTGACCTCGCCGTGGGTGTACCTGGTGATCTTCGCGGTCACCGCGGTCGACGCGTTCTTCCCGGCCGTCCCGGGCGAGACGGTCGTGATCACCGCCGGGGTCTTCGCCGCCGGGGGCGAGCCCGCGCTGGTCCCGGTGATCGTGGCCGCCGCGCTCGGCGCGCTCGCCGGCGACCACGTCTCGTACGCCATCGGCCGGGGCGGCGGCGCGCACCGGCTGGCCCGGCTGCCGGCCGACAGCCGCCGCCGCGCCGGCTCGGAGTGGGCCCGGCGGGCCGTGGACCGGCGGGGCGGCTCGATCCTCACCACCTCGCGGTACGTGCCCGGGGGTCGCACCGCGGTCACCCTGACCATGGGCGCGGTCCGCTACCCGCTGGCGCGGTTCCTGTTCTTCGACGCGGTGGCGGCCGGCACCTGGGGCCTGTACTGCGGGCTGCTCGGCTACTTCGGCGGGCTGGCCTTCGAGCGCGACCCGGTCAAGGGCCTGCTCGTCGGAGTCGGCCTCTCCCTGGCCGTCACCGGCCTGGTCGAGCTGGCCCGCTGGCTGCGCCGCCGCGCCCACTCCCGCGCCCGCTCCACCACCCACCGCTGA
- a CDS encoding adenylosuccinate synthetase, whose protein sequence is MNHVIVVDLGYGDAGKGTVVDWLCATRPVHTVVRFNGGAQAAHNVVLPDGRHHTFAQFGAGTFRPGVRTHLSRHVVVDPLALAAEADHLAAVGVPDALDRLTVDGEALLATPYHRAANQAREVARGADRHGSCGLGVGEAVAYGLAHPDEAPRVADCRSPERLRRRLTLLRDRLTAELGPLDAPPVADCLPAYAGFAGRVAIVEESWLAGALRAGTCVFEGAQGVLLDEWHGFHPYTTWSTTTFANAEALLAEAGMAGTARRLGVLRVTTTRHGPGPLVTEDPALPYTDPRNPTNPWQGRFRFGHFDAVAHRYALDVAGGVDGLALTHLDLARPALRICRRYADTDRLVPGPAGDLDRQAALTARLLATRPVYDDDAPVDWPAAVTAELGAPVVLTSHGPTAGEKTPFGWLAAGDPVRTGRPVAA, encoded by the coding sequence CGACGCCGGCAAGGGCACCGTCGTGGACTGGCTCTGCGCCACCCGGCCGGTGCACACCGTCGTCCGGTTCAACGGGGGCGCGCAGGCGGCGCACAACGTCGTGCTGCCCGACGGACGACACCACACCTTCGCGCAGTTCGGCGCCGGCACGTTCCGCCCCGGGGTGCGTACCCACCTGTCGCGGCACGTGGTGGTGGACCCGCTGGCGCTGGCCGCCGAGGCCGACCACCTCGCCGCCGTCGGGGTGCCCGACGCGCTCGACCGGCTCACCGTGGACGGCGAGGCGCTGCTGGCCACGCCGTACCACCGGGCCGCCAACCAGGCCCGGGAGGTCGCCCGGGGCGCCGACCGGCACGGCTCCTGCGGGCTGGGGGTGGGCGAGGCGGTCGCGTACGGCCTCGCCCACCCCGACGAGGCGCCCCGGGTGGCGGACTGCCGCAGCCCGGAGCGGCTGCGTCGCCGACTGACCCTGCTGCGGGACCGGCTCACCGCCGAGCTGGGCCCGCTGGACGCCCCGCCGGTCGCCGACTGTTTGCCCGCTTACGCCGGGTTCGCCGGCCGGGTGGCGATCGTCGAGGAGTCCTGGCTGGCCGGGGCGCTACGGGCCGGGACCTGCGTGTTCGAGGGGGCGCAGGGGGTGCTGCTCGACGAGTGGCACGGCTTCCACCCGTACACCACGTGGAGCACCACCACCTTCGCCAACGCGGAGGCGCTGCTCGCCGAGGCGGGGATGGCCGGTACCGCCCGGCGGCTCGGGGTGCTGCGGGTGACCACCACCCGGCACGGCCCCGGGCCGCTGGTCACCGAGGACCCGGCGCTGCCGTACACCGACCCGCGCAACCCGACCAACCCCTGGCAGGGCCGGTTCCGGTTCGGCCACTTCGACGCGGTCGCCCACCGGTACGCCCTCGACGTCGCCGGCGGCGTCGACGGGCTGGCGCTGACCCACCTCGACCTGGCCCGGCCGGCGCTGCGGATCTGCCGCCGCTACGCCGACACCGACCGGCTCGTCCCCGGCCCGGCGGGGGACCTCGACCGGCAGGCCGCGCTCACCGCCCGCCTGCTGGCGACCCGTCCGGTGTACGACGACGACGCGCCAGTCGACTGGCCGGCGGCGGTGACGGCCGAGCTGGGAGCGCCGGTGGTGCTCACCTCGCACGGTCCCACCGCCGGGGAGAAGACCCCCTTCGGCTGGCTGGCCGCGGGCGACCCGGTGCGGACCGGCCGTCCCGTGGCCGCCTGA